AAGGAAACGGGCTTTGTAAGTAAGTTTAACTTTCTGGCAGAGAACCTTGCCGCGCATAAAACTTTATAGGCTCAAGGTCATCCCTTGATCGGGATTAACTTCAGGAACAGCTTCCTGCGAAGGGGAATCCTGATGGACACTCTTAAGCATGGCCAGTTCTTCTACGGACAAGATTTTATTGATATCCAGAATGATTACAAACTCATCACCCTGCTTGCCCATGCCCCGGATGAATTCGGTCTTAATTGTCGTGCCCATTCTGGGCGGCTCTTCAATCATATTTTCTGTAAGCTCAATAACTTCCCGAACCGAATCGGCTAGAGCACCCATTACCGTACTTTCTCCGTCAAAAGAAACCTCAACGATAATAATACAGGTATTAATGGTATCCTCTGTTCTGCTCATTCCGAACTTAAGGCGCATATCAACAACAGGGACTGCATGCCCCCTAAGATTGATTACCCCCCGCATAAACTTGGGCGTTCTGGGAATTCTGGTTATGGGGGTAAGCTCTAGTACTTCCCGCACACTGGCTATATCCAATGCATAAATATCCTTGTTTAAAGTAAACGTCAGATATTGATTGGTCGTACTATTTATTTCAGCATTCATTATTCCACCTACCTCAATTTAATCATCCCTGTAACAAAAAACGGCCTAATTGCGACAACTATATATCAAGTGCGCAAAAACAACCAGCGCTTATCAGAATTTTTCAAATTCATTGTCTGAAAAATCACTTCCCATATCCAGAGCAACACCACCGGAAGGTTCACTATCAGCCCGAACCTTGGATTCTGATGACATGCTATTAATCCGGGACACCGAGGTGGAAGCCCTCGGAGCGGAACTGCGGGGAGCGGGCGCTGACTTTACTACGGCCCTTGCAGCAGGCAAAGCCTGAACTCTTGAACGAGGCTGATTTCTAACCCTGAAGAAACTCATGACCTCCTGC
This sequence is a window from Marinifilum sp. JC120. Protein-coding genes within it:
- a CDS encoding chemotaxis protein CheW; the protein is MNAEINSTTNQYLTFTLNKDIYALDIASVREVLELTPITRIPRTPKFMRGVINLRGHAVPVVDMRLKFGMSRTEDTINTCIIIVEVSFDGESTVMGALADSVREVIELTENMIEEPPRMGTTIKTEFIRGMGKQGDEFVIILDINKILSVEELAMLKSVHQDSPSQEAVPEVNPDQGMTLSL